The proteins below come from a single Alligator mississippiensis isolate rAllMis1 chromosome 2, rAllMis1, whole genome shotgun sequence genomic window:
- the LOC132248286 gene encoding T-cell differentiation antigen CD6-like, with translation MGLLDPFQPETMIPGGPRLPGTTTGYLNLEAKLPSHWTLLIIIIILGLILLITMLAFTAALLRMRKKHAHAVTSSLGGGPVLMNHSTQSQDMPAGASNDYRKIPTNVSRVQEMPAVPIPNAEDSDSDYEHYDFSSKPPMALSTFYSEQPPSPSLVLTLHLLPW, from the exons ATGGGCTTGCTGGACCCATTTCAGCCAGAAACAATGATACCAGGTGGCCCCCGGCTCCCAGGAA CCACAACAGGATATCTGAACTTGGAAGCCAAGTTGCCTTCTCACTGGACcctcctcatcatcatcatcatcctgggGCTAATCCTCCTCATCACCATGCTGGCTTTCACTGCTGCCCTCCTGAGGATGAGGAAGAAACACG CTCATGCCGTGACCTCTTCCCTGGGAGGGGGCCCAGTCCTGATGAACCACAGCACTCAGAGCCAGGACatgcctgctggggcttccaatGACTATAGGAAAATCCCCACCAATGTCTCCAGAGTACAAG AGATGCCAGCCGTGCCCATCCCCAACGCTGAGGACTCCGATTCTGATTACGAACACTATGATTTCAGCAGCAAGCCGCCCATGGCACTCTCCACCTTCTACAGTGAGCAACCCCCCAGCC cttccctGGTTCTCACACTGCACCTCCTACCATGGTAA